One region of Coleofasciculus sp. FACHB-T130 genomic DNA includes:
- the ntcA gene encoding global nitrogen regulator NtcA, with product MVVTQDRPLAAVFRQLGGGAFPPVVETFERGKTIFFPGDPAERVYFLLKGAVKLSRVYEAGEEITVALLRENSVFGVLSLITGHRSDRFYHAVAFTPVELLSAPIDQVEQSLKDNPELSMLMLRGLSSRILQTEMMIETLAHRDMGSRLVSFLLILCRDFGVPTANGITIDLKLSHQAIAEAIGSTRVTVTRLLGDLREEKMISIHKKKITVHNPVTLSQQFT from the coding sequence GTGGTAGTGACGCAAGATAGACCGCTAGCAGCTGTGTTCCGTCAACTGGGAGGTGGGGCGTTTCCACCCGTGGTGGAAACTTTTGAGCGGGGCAAGACGATCTTTTTCCCAGGAGACCCGGCTGAACGTGTATACTTTTTGCTCAAAGGTGCAGTAAAGCTGTCTCGCGTGTATGAAGCTGGGGAAGAAATTACCGTGGCGCTGCTGCGAGAAAACAGCGTTTTTGGAGTACTGTCCTTAATTACAGGGCATCGTTCGGATCGGTTTTATCACGCTGTAGCATTTACGCCAGTGGAGCTGCTTTCGGCACCGATCGATCAGGTAGAGCAATCGCTCAAGGATAATCCGGAGCTATCGATGTTGATGCTGCGAGGGCTTTCTTCGCGCATTTTGCAAACAGAAATGATGATTGAGACATTAGCTCACCGAGATATGGGATCGCGCTTGGTGAGTTTTCTATTGATTCTGTGCCGTGATTTTGGCGTTCCTACCGCCAATGGAATTACGATCGATCTGAAGCTTTCTCATCAAGCGATCGCAGAAGCAATCGGCTCCACCAGGGTAACTGTCACCCGCTTACTGGGAGATTTGCGGGAGGAAAAAATGATTTCTATCCACAAGAAAAAAATTACGGTACACAACCCAGTTACACTGAGTCAGCAGTTTACTTGA
- a CDS encoding GTP-binding protein, with the protein MDRELDNAILSFDDIQAELNYKKAQNALRDLVDNLDLTPQERTGLESEIDDLATMLEKLDRSVVQIAAFGMVGRGKSSVLNALLGQNVFETGPLHGVTRTHQGASWQLTQENETGSVSDILRVTLPSAGNSQIELIDTPGIDEVDGETRETLARQVARQADLLLFVISGDMNKVEYEALSQLREVGKPMLLVFNKIDQYPDADRMAIYRKIRDERVRELLSPDEIVMVAASPLVAQAVRRPDGTRAVQRRPGTPQVLDLKLKILEILHREGKALVALNTMLYADDVNEQMIARKMQIRDESANQIIWKGVMTKAVAIALNPVTVVDLLSGAVIDVAMILTLSKLYGIPMTQPGAVGLLQKIAISMGGISASELLATLGLSSLKSLLGLSAPATGGVSLGPYLSVAVTQAGVSGVSSYGIGQVTKTYLANGASWGPDGPKAVVSRILTSLDEASILNRIKNELSAKLVN; encoded by the coding sequence TTGGATCGGGAACTAGATAACGCCATTTTGAGCTTTGATGACATCCAAGCAGAACTAAATTACAAAAAGGCGCAAAATGCTCTGCGAGATTTGGTAGATAACCTGGATCTAACACCCCAAGAGCGGACGGGACTGGAATCCGAGATTGATGATTTGGCAACGATGCTTGAGAAGTTAGATCGCTCAGTCGTCCAGATTGCCGCCTTTGGGATGGTGGGACGGGGTAAATCTTCAGTACTGAACGCCTTATTAGGTCAGAACGTGTTTGAAACGGGACCGCTTCATGGCGTCACCCGCACCCATCAAGGTGCCAGCTGGCAACTGACTCAGGAGAATGAGACGGGAAGCGTCAGCGATATCCTACGAGTCACGCTGCCGAGTGCGGGCAATTCCCAAATCGAGCTAATTGACACCCCTGGAATTGACGAAGTAGACGGAGAAACCCGCGAAACCTTAGCCAGACAAGTTGCCAGACAAGCAGACTTGCTGCTGTTTGTCATTTCGGGCGACATGAACAAGGTGGAATACGAGGCGCTCTCGCAATTGCGGGAAGTCGGTAAACCGATGTTGCTGGTATTTAACAAAATTGACCAGTATCCGGATGCCGACCGGATGGCGATTTATCGCAAAATTCGGGATGAACGGGTGCGGGAATTGCTCTCACCGGATGAAATTGTAATGGTTGCTGCCTCTCCCCTGGTGGCGCAGGCGGTTCGCCGTCCTGACGGAACGAGGGCAGTGCAGCGACGACCGGGAACGCCCCAAGTTCTGGATTTGAAGCTGAAAATTCTGGAAATTTTGCACCGAGAAGGCAAGGCTTTGGTAGCGCTCAACACCATGCTGTATGCCGATGATGTGAACGAACAGATGATTGCTAGGAAGATGCAGATTCGCGATGAAAGTGCGAATCAGATCATCTGGAAAGGGGTGATGACGAAGGCAGTTGCGATCGCCCTCAACCCGGTCACGGTTGTCGATCTCCTCAGCGGTGCCGTCATCGACGTGGCAATGATTCTCACCTTATCTAAACTCTACGGCATCCCCATGACCCAGCCGGGAGCGGTGGGACTGCTACAAAAAATTGCCATCAGTATGGGCGGAATTAGTGCTAGCGAACTTTTGGCAACTTTGGGACTGAGTTCCCTGAAAAGTCTCTTAGGACTCTCCGCACCCGCAACGGGTGGGGTGTCTTTAGGTCCCTATCTATCAGTTGCCGTGACTCAGGCAGGTGTTTCAGGGGTTTCTTCTTACGGGATTGGACAAGTCACTAAGACTTACTTGGCGAACGGCGCTTCCTGGGGTCCCGATGGCCCAAAAGCCGTGGTAAGTCGCATTCTGACTTCACTGGATGAAGCCTCAATTTTGAATCGGATTAAGAATGAGTTGAGTGCAAAGTTAGTGAATTAA
- a CDS encoding ankyrin repeat domain-containing protein, translating to MEDKSLLDDINQAFSAFKKPLIIPILPKKGVIEGEYLAIQRDFGEVLKDEMSDEQCSMMICDYSLISDEALCYFLPRLARSVLQERGFSDLFCSRIEKINEIFLNREQKAILNRLIITLKDIEKELELEEKHELEQSWADWEESLGQSQNENDKLLLAIARNNIDEVKSLINQGANVTEQDKNGNSPLDIAKYKGHTKILELLKQAGTKE from the coding sequence ATGGAAGATAAGTCTTTATTAGATGATATTAACCAAGCTTTCTCAGCCTTCAAAAAGCCTTTGATCATCCCTATTCTTCCAAAAAAGGGAGTTATTGAGGGTGAATATTTAGCGATTCAGCGAGATTTTGGTGAAGTTTTAAAAGATGAAATGAGCGACGAGCAATGCTCAATGATGATCTGTGATTACTCGCTCATTTCGGATGAAGCTTTGTGTTACTTTCTCCCCAGGCTAGCCAGAAGTGTTTTGCAAGAGAGAGGTTTTTCAGACTTATTTTGCAGCCGAATTGAAAAAATCAATGAGATTTTCCTAAATCGAGAGCAAAAAGCTATACTGAATCGCCTTATTATTACCCTTAAAGATATTGAAAAAGAATTAGAACTAGAGGAAAAGCATGAACTAGAACAGTCTTGGGCAGACTGGGAAGAGTCTTTAGGACAAAGTCAGAATGAAAATGACAAACTCTTATTGGCTATAGCTAGAAACAATATTGATGAGGTTAAAAGCTTAATTAACCAAGGGGCTAATGTAACAGAACAAGACAAGAATGGAAACTCACCCTTAGATATTGCCAAGTATAAAGGACACACCAAAATACTTGAGTTGCTCAAGCAAGCAGGTACTAAGGAATGA
- a CDS encoding DUF3146 family protein, translating to MSSKRLPQTTAHVRITHLSWQRGFLAGEVTAAEYEWQFQWCFRQGQLSVTPSLGRALIQEPLGRFLEQKDYQLEPGGDYAFTIRAEL from the coding sequence GTGAGTTCTAAGCGTTTACCTCAAACTACTGCCCACGTCCGAATTACCCATCTTTCCTGGCAACGGGGCTTTCTAGCAGGGGAAGTCACGGCGGCAGAATATGAATGGCAGTTCCAGTGGTGTTTCCGACAGGGTCAATTGTCGGTGACACCTTCTTTGGGACGCGCTTTAATTCAGGAACCTCTGGGTCGATTTTTAGAACAGAAAGATTACCAGCTAGAGCCTGGAGGGGACTATGCGTTTACGATCCGGGCGGAACTTTAA
- a CDS encoding DUF3084 domain-containing protein translates to MTDSALFLILSILVLGSVIATVGDRIGTRVGKARLSLFNLRPRKTAVLVTILTGLTISASTLTIIFATSEQLRIGVFRLQEVQKKLKTASKDIAKANEQKRKTESELAKTAAQKEQVEKELAQARTQQSVAQQRLDAINRSLAAALAKQGQTEAQLNQTQSELTRVASSFQQTQKQLTSVSGQAKTLRSEIQQLQAERQELLQQRNQVRAEITEFKAKVTQRDQKIAQQDRAISQRDEQILKRDQALVELDEKLAAFRKSLSDRDEQIAQRDKALSLLDNKISQRDEVIAQRENRLKELEKQQASLEQEVATLEQYYQSYQTLRQGSLALLRGQVLAAGVFRIVEPAAARQVIEQLLREANRTAIKATQPGLNKVANERVVQITEAQVEQLINQIQDGRNYVVRVFSAGNYVQGEKQVQVFADAAPNQVVFRTGEVVATTSADPSNMTDQQIRQRIDLLLGASQFRATRAGILGDTVQVGDNRIVSLIRFIEQLKKHNKPISLKAVVAEDAYIAGPMKLNLEAVEDGEVVVRM, encoded by the coding sequence ATGACCGACAGTGCGCTCTTCCTGATTTTGTCTATTTTAGTGTTGGGAAGCGTCATCGCAACGGTAGGCGATCGCATTGGCACGCGCGTGGGAAAAGCACGCCTGTCGTTGTTCAATCTGCGTCCCCGCAAAACAGCTGTTTTAGTAACGATTCTAACGGGACTAACGATTTCTGCCTCAACACTGACAATCATCTTTGCGACAAGCGAACAATTGCGGATTGGAGTTTTTAGACTCCAAGAAGTGCAGAAAAAACTCAAGACAGCCAGTAAGGATATTGCCAAAGCGAACGAGCAGAAACGGAAAACCGAAAGCGAACTTGCTAAAACCGCCGCCCAAAAAGAGCAAGTCGAGAAGGAACTCGCTCAAGCTCGCACCCAGCAATCTGTCGCTCAGCAGCGCTTAGATGCGATTAATCGATCTTTGGCAGCTGCGCTGGCTAAACAAGGCCAGACGGAGGCGCAACTAAATCAGACTCAAAGCGAACTGACCCGGGTTGCCAGCAGCTTTCAGCAAACCCAAAAACAGCTTACATCTGTCTCAGGGCAAGCCAAGACGCTACGTTCGGAAATCCAACAACTTCAAGCAGAACGCCAAGAACTCCTCCAGCAGCGAAATCAAGTCAGAGCTGAAATTACTGAATTCAAAGCGAAAGTGACTCAGCGCGACCAAAAAATTGCCCAGCAAGACCGAGCAATTAGCCAACGCGATGAGCAAATTCTCAAGCGGGATCAAGCCCTTGTCGAACTTGATGAGAAACTTGCTGCCTTTCGGAAGAGCCTGAGCGATCGCGACGAGCAAATTGCCCAGCGAGACAAAGCCTTATCTCTACTTGACAACAAAATTTCTCAACGAGATGAGGTGATTGCCCAGCGAGAAAATCGCCTTAAAGAACTCGAAAAACAACAAGCTTCCCTAGAGCAGGAAGTGGCAACCTTAGAACAGTATTACCAGTCTTATCAAACTTTGCGTCAGGGTAGTCTGGCACTGCTGCGCGGTCAGGTTCTGGCGGCGGGCGTTTTTCGTATTGTCGAGCCAGCCGCAGCCCGACAGGTCATTGAGCAGCTGTTACGGGAAGCGAATCGGACAGCGATTAAAGCGACCCAACCCGGTCTCAACAAGGTGGCGAACGAACGGGTCGTGCAAATTACAGAGGCACAGGTCGAGCAACTGATCAACCAGATTCAGGATGGTCGAAACTATGTAGTCCGAGTTTTTTCGGCTGGTAACTATGTCCAGGGAGAAAAGCAGGTACAAGTCTTTGCAGACGCCGCACCCAATCAAGTTGTATTCCGCACTGGTGAAGTCGTAGCAACGACATCTGCCGATCCTTCAAACATGACCGACCAACAAATTCGGCAGCGGATTGACCTGCTGCTTGGAGCATCCCAGTTCCGAGCCACTCGCGCGGGGATTTTGGGCGATACAGTTCAGGTTGGCGACAATCGAATTGTTAGCTTGATTCGGTTTATCGAGCAGTTGAAAAAGCACAATAAGCCGATTTCTCTGAAAGCGGTCGTGGCAGAGGACGCCTATATTGCCGGACCCATGAAATTAAATTTGGAGGCAGTTGAAGACGGAGAAGTTGTGGTCAGGATGTAA
- a CDS encoding pre-16S rRNA-processing nuclease YqgF, translating to MILGFDPGRDKCGLAVVGKDNSLHYHQVVPAEAAIATLLELCEKFPIDTLVMGDQTTSKSWKKKLQQFPTSVPIVLVDERYSTLEARDRYWQMYPPQGLGRLIPQGMRSLPRPIDDIVAILLIERYMKQRETRN from the coding sequence ATGATTTTAGGGTTCGATCCAGGGCGCGATAAGTGTGGTTTAGCCGTAGTGGGGAAAGACAATTCTCTGCATTACCACCAGGTTGTACCAGCAGAAGCAGCGATCGCAACGCTCCTTGAGTTGTGTGAAAAATTTCCAATTGATACTCTAGTGATGGGCGATCAAACCACTTCCAAAAGTTGGAAAAAGAAACTTCAGCAATTTCCAACGTCGGTGCCAATTGTCCTGGTAGATGAGCGCTACAGTACATTGGAAGCACGCGATCGCTATTGGCAAATGTACCCTCCCCAAGGTTTAGGACGCCTGATTCCCCAAGGGATGCGGAGTCTACCCCGACCAATCGATGACATTGTTGCCATCCTCCTCATCGAAAGATACATGAAGCAACGAGAGACGAGGAACTAG
- a CDS encoding SRPBCC family protein: protein MSPTEVFEQSIQINASATVVERCITDRVLMHRWLNPALRCEPVGEWRTDVGSQSRFIIQIPLLQPTLETVVVEREPGLIVWGFEGFFKGRDRWECQSEATGKGTRLLNRFEFEIPSPFVRWGFNTFAAAFTKADMQAQLRRLKRVAEEMDR, encoded by the coding sequence ATGTCTCCTACTGAAGTTTTCGAGCAATCTATCCAAATCAATGCTAGTGCAACGGTGGTTGAGCGCTGCATTACCGATCGTGTCTTAATGCATCGATGGCTGAATCCGGCGTTGCGGTGCGAACCCGTCGGAGAGTGGCGAACAGATGTGGGGAGTCAAAGTCGGTTTATTATTCAAATTCCCTTATTGCAACCCACGCTCGAAACGGTAGTTGTGGAGCGAGAACCAGGGCTAATTGTCTGGGGATTTGAAGGATTTTTTAAAGGACGCGATCGCTGGGAATGTCAGTCAGAGGCAACGGGAAAGGGCACGCGCCTGCTGAATCGCTTTGAGTTTGAAATTCCCAGTCCTTTCGTGCGTTGGGGTTTTAATACCTTCGCCGCTGCCTTTACGAAAGCCGATATGCAAGCTCAATTGCGACGTCTCAAGCGAGTGGCAGAGGAGATGGATCGCTAA
- a CDS encoding mechanosensitive ion channel, with the protein MNGTWQGITLTLFREVPLRLNGLLAQSTPVPAAESSPATNNNFSVDNIISGLGLNLGNSLVDLIKAILALVVGLIVASLAAAAVRGLLNRTNIDNRLAAWITGRQGAEEGPPVEKWISSVVFWLIMLFAIVASLQTLKLTAVAGPLNTLLEQVTQFIPKLVSAAILLGIAWVLATLTKLVVTRGLRALRLDERLGEQTGGTAPGDTTPGGTTPRTNQYSLSDTLGNALYWFIFLLFLPLILDALQLQQALGPVNNLLNQILAAVPNILTAIVIGAAGWLLAQVVRRIVTNLLTATGTDRLGARFGISRATGGQTLSWLIGTIVFVLILIPTAIAALNALGIAAISVPAIAMLTQILNAIPLIFTAALILGIAYVVGHFVSELVTNILTSIGFNNIFYWLGLQSKPYTRATPILPPAPEAQILPTGQETILQEPTPPTRTPSELAGIVVLVGIMLFATVAATNILQIPALTLLVSGIVVILGRILAGLVVFAIGLYLANLAFNLITSSGTRQARILGQTARIAIIALVSAMALQQMGIASDIVNLAFGLLLGAIAVAIALAFGLGSRDVAAGQVREWLASFKEDKTPR; encoded by the coding sequence ATGAATGGAACTTGGCAAGGAATTACACTCACTCTCTTTCGAGAGGTGCCACTCAGGTTGAACGGGTTGTTAGCGCAGAGTACACCCGTACCAGCGGCGGAATCCTCTCCTGCAACCAATAATAATTTTTCGGTTGACAATATTATCTCAGGCCTCGGCCTCAACTTAGGCAATTCGCTAGTGGATCTGATTAAGGCGATCCTAGCGTTAGTCGTTGGCTTGATCGTGGCTTCACTGGCGGCGGCGGCGGTGCGAGGACTGCTGAATCGCACAAACATCGATAATCGTTTAGCCGCTTGGATTACAGGTCGCCAAGGGGCTGAAGAAGGGCCACCTGTGGAGAAATGGATCTCCAGTGTGGTGTTCTGGCTGATTATGCTCTTTGCCATCGTTGCTAGTTTACAGACTTTAAAACTAACAGCGGTTGCTGGTCCTCTTAACACTCTGTTAGAGCAAGTCACTCAGTTCATCCCCAAACTCGTTAGTGCAGCGATTCTGTTAGGAATTGCCTGGGTACTGGCAACCTTGACAAAGCTAGTGGTAACGCGGGGACTGCGGGCGCTGCGGTTAGACGAACGTTTGGGCGAGCAAACGGGAGGTACGGCACCGGGGGATACGACGCCGGGGGGTACGACGCCAAGGACAAACCAGTATTCTCTGAGCGATACCTTAGGCAACGCTCTGTACTGGTTCATCTTTTTGCTATTTTTACCGCTGATCTTAGATGCCCTACAGCTACAGCAGGCACTGGGTCCGGTTAATAACCTGCTAAATCAAATTTTGGCAGCAGTACCGAATATTTTGACGGCTATCGTCATCGGTGCAGCAGGTTGGTTGCTGGCGCAGGTGGTGCGGCGGATTGTTACAAATCTGCTGACAGCAACCGGAACGGATCGGTTAGGTGCAAGATTTGGAATTTCACGGGCAACCGGCGGACAAACGCTTTCTTGGCTGATCGGGACAATTGTTTTTGTTCTGATTTTAATCCCGACCGCGATCGCTGCTCTCAATGCTTTGGGAATTGCAGCAATTTCGGTTCCAGCGATCGCCATGTTGACCCAGATTCTCAACGCGATTCCGCTAATCTTTACAGCGGCGTTGATTCTCGGCATCGCTTATGTAGTTGGACACTTTGTTTCAGAGTTAGTCACCAACATCCTCACCAGCATCGGATTCAACAATATTTTCTACTGGCTGGGACTCCAATCTAAGCCTTACACCCGCGCCACGCCAATTCTACCTCCGGCTCCAGAGGCACAGATACTGCCTACCGGACAAGAAACTATCCTTCAGGAACCGACGCCTCCCACCCGCACCCCGTCAGAACTCGCCGGGATTGTGGTATTGGTTGGCATTATGCTGTTTGCGACAGTAGCAGCAACCAATATTCTGCAAATTCCGGCGCTGACTCTGTTGGTCAGCGGCATTGTGGTGATATTAGGTCGCATTCTCGCCGGTTTGGTGGTGTTTGCGATTGGTCTGTATCTCGCGAACCTCGCCTTTAACTTGATTACCAGTTCCGGTACTCGCCAAGCGCGGATACTCGGACAAACTGCTCGGATTGCGATTATCGCCCTGGTTTCAGCAATGGCGCTGCAACAGATGGGAATTGCTAGCGATATCGTTAACTTAGCTTTTGGATTGCTATTGGGAGCGATCGCTGTCGCGATCGCCTTGGCTTTCGGGTTGGGTAGCCGCGATGTTGCAGCTGGGCAAGTCCGCGAATGGCTGGCATCCTTTAAAGAAGATAAAACGCCTCGCTAA